From a region of the Salminus brasiliensis chromosome 4, fSalBra1.hap2, whole genome shotgun sequence genome:
- the nkx2.3 gene encoding homeobox protein Nkx-2.3 has translation MMLPSPVTSTPFSVKDILKLEQQAQHLHGPWTLPGQPQQQQQQALSQADWQPRFHSPPSCALGGADSPGFSDSEDRMAFLNALSVQDGLVESSLSPPMFAHSALGHVVDPKLEEDLEEQESKGCGAAVRSPDCEAEVSDSERAPRPRSRRKPRVLFSQAQVFELERRFKQQRYLSAPEREHLASALKLTSTQVKIWFQNRRYKCKRQRQDKTLEMAGHPHPPPPRRVAVPVLVRDGKPCLSGSQNYNATYAVGPNPYTYNGYSTYNNAAYTNAYNCTYPSLPALPANTAASPLMSMSLSNLGTHSQPQAAQGTTVSPCQGPLQGIRAW, from the exons ATGATGCTTCCTAGCCCAGTAACGTCAACCCCGTTTTCTGTCAAGGACATACTGAAGCTGGAGCAGCAGGCCCAACACTTACACGGGCCGTGGACACTTCCCGGgcagccacagcagcagcaacagcaggcGCTCTCGCAGGCCGACTGGCAGCCGCGCTTTCACAGTCCACCGTCTTGTGCACTCGGCGGCGCGGACAGCCCGGGCTTCTCCGATAGCGAAGACAGGATGGCTTTTCTCAACGCACTCTCCGTGCAGGACGGCCTGGTGGAGAGCAGCCTCTCTCCCCCCATGTTCGCCCATTCTGCTCTGGGACACGTCGTGGATCCCAAGCTGGAGGAGGACCTGGAAGAGCAGGAAAGCA AGGGCTGTGGGGCGGCGGTACGCTCTCCCGATTGCGAGGCTGAAGTGTCGGATTCCGAGAGGGCGCCGAGGCCGCGCAGCAGACGCAAGCCGCGCGTGCTGTTCTCGCAGGCGCAGGTATTCGAGCTGGAGCGCCGTTTCAAGCAGCAGCGCTACCTGTCCGCCCCAGAGCGCGAGCATCTGGCCAGCGCACTCAAGCTGACGTCCACGCAGGTCAAGATCTGGTTCCAGAACCGCAGATACAAGTGTAAACGGCAGCGGCAGGACAAAACGCTGGAGATGGCGGGACATCCGCATCCCCCGCCGCCGCGGCGCGTGGCAGTGCCCGTCCTGGTGCGGGATGGCAAACCTTGCTTATCCGGATCGCAGAATTACAACGCGACCTACGCCGTGGGGCCCAACCCGTACACGTACAACGGCTATTCGACTTACAATAACGCCGCGTACACAAACGCATATAACTGCACATATCCGAGTCTACCGGCGCTTCCGGCAAACACCGCGGCCAGCCCGTTGATGAGCATGAGTCTCAGCAACCTCGGGACACACTCCCAGCCCCAAGCAGCCCAAGGGACAACTGTTTCTCCATGCCAAGGACCTCTGCAGGGCATCCGCGCCTGGTAG